The proteins below come from a single Pandoraea apista genomic window:
- a CDS encoding DUF2065 domain-containing protein, whose amino-acid sequence MLIVEGLFPFVAPDRWRQSFRKITEMPSGQIRFFGLAAVSLGLILMLLADY is encoded by the coding sequence ATGCTGATCGTCGAGGGATTGTTTCCGTTCGTCGCCCCGGACCGGTGGCGGCAGAGTTTTCGTAAAATAACGGAAATGCCGTCCGGCCAGATTCGCTTCTTCGGTCTGGCCGCCGTCTCGCTAGGGCTGATCCTGATGCTGCTGGCCGACTACTAA